CCCGGCGACCTCCTCGGGTGTGGTGTAGCGACCGAGCGGGATCTTGGCCTGGAAGCGTTGCAGCACCTGGTCTTCCGTGATGCCCCACGCGTTCGCGTAGCCCGCCCGGACCCGTTCGGCCATCGGCGTCTCGACGTAGCCGGGGCACACGGCGTTGACCGTGATGCCGGTCGACGCCAGTTCGTTGCCCAGTGCCTTCGTGAAACCGACCACGCCGTGCTTGGACGCAGAGTACGGCGCACCGAGCACCACGCCCTGCTTGCCCGCGGTGGAGGCGATGTTGATGATCCGGCCGCTCTTCCGGTCCCTCATGCCTCCGGCGGTGAGCACCTCGCGGGTCACCCGGAAGACGCTGTTCAGGTTGGTCTCGATCACGTCGTCCCAGGTCTCGTCCGGGATGTCGGCGGTCACGCCGCCTCCGGTCCGGCCCACGTTGTTGACCAGCACGCTGATCGGGCCGTACGTCTCCACCGCCGTCGCCACCAACTTCCGCACCTGGTCGACCGAGCGGACGTCGCACGGCGCACCGGAGACCTCCAAGCCTTCGCCGCGCAGCTTCTCCGCGGTCATGGCGACGGTGTCGGCGTCGCGTGCGCAGAAGAACACCCGCATCCCGGCGTCCGCCAGCGCGCGGGTGA
This is a stretch of genomic DNA from Saccharothrix ecbatanensis. It encodes these proteins:
- the fabG gene encoding 3-oxoacyl-ACP reductase FabG — protein: MSDNRTALVTGGSSGIGLAITRALADAGMRVFFCARDADTVAMTAEKLRGEGLEVSGAPCDVRSVDQVRKLVATAVETYGPISVLVNNVGRTGGGVTADIPDETWDDVIETNLNSVFRVTREVLTAGGMRDRKSGRIINIASTAGKQGVVLGAPYSASKHGVVGFTKALGNELASTGITVNAVCPGYVETPMAERVRAGYANAWGITEDQVLQRFQAKIPLGRYTTPEEVAGLAAYLASPTAASITSQALNVCGGLGNF